One window from the genome of Synechococcus sp. PROS-7-1 encodes:
- the tsf gene encoding translation elongation factor Ts, translated as MAAAVSAKLVKDLRDKTGAGMMDCKKALAATDGDADKAIEWLRQKGIASAEKKSGRTAAEGAIGSYIHTGARVGVLIEVNCETDFVARGDMFQELLRDVAMQVAACPGVEYVNTDEIPSEIREREKAIEMGRDDLDGKPEQMKEKIVEGRINKRLKELALMEQPFIKDSSLTVAELVKQTAGKIGENVRVRRFTRYTLGEGIEVEENDFAAEVASMTKG; from the coding sequence ATGGCCGCTGCCGTATCCGCCAAGCTCGTTAAGGACCTGCGCGACAAGACCGGCGCTGGAATGATGGATTGCAAGAAAGCACTTGCAGCCACAGACGGCGATGCTGACAAAGCCATCGAATGGCTGCGCCAGAAAGGGATCGCTAGCGCAGAGAAAAAGTCCGGTCGTACAGCTGCTGAAGGCGCTATCGGCAGCTACATCCACACCGGAGCACGCGTCGGCGTGTTGATCGAAGTCAACTGCGAAACCGACTTCGTCGCCCGAGGTGACATGTTCCAGGAGCTCCTCAGAGACGTGGCCATGCAGGTGGCTGCCTGCCCAGGAGTGGAATACGTCAACACCGACGAAATCCCTTCCGAGATCCGCGAACGAGAAAAGGCCATTGAAATGGGGCGTGATGACCTCGATGGCAAGCCCGAGCAGATGAAGGAGAAGATTGTCGAAGGTCGGATCAACAAGCGCCTCAAGGAACTTGCTTTGATGGAGCAACCCTTCATCAAAGACAGCTCCCTCACTGTTGCTGAACTGGTGAAGCAGACAGCCGGCAAGATCGGAGAAAACGTGAGGGTTCGTCGTTTCACGCGCTACACCCTTGGAGAGGGCATCGAAGTTGAGGAAAATGACTTCGCCGCTGAAGTGGCTTCGATGACCAAGGGCTGA
- the rpsB gene encoding 30S ribosomal protein S2, giving the protein MAVVTLAEMMEAGAHFGHQTRRWNPKMSRYIYCARNGVHIIDLVQTAVCMNNAYKWVRSAARSGKRFLFVGTKKQASEVVAQEALRCGGSYVNQRWLGGMLTNWTTMKARIDRLKDLERMEASGAIAMRPKKEGAVLRRELDRLQKYLGGLKNMRRLPDVVVLVDQRRETNAVLEARKLDIPLVSMLDTNCDPDLCEVPIPCNDDAVRSVQLVLSRLADAINEGRHGSNEQRGGDDSEG; this is encoded by the coding sequence ATGGCTGTTGTCACTCTCGCTGAGATGATGGAAGCTGGTGCCCACTTTGGACACCAGACCCGTCGTTGGAATCCCAAAATGTCGCGCTACATCTACTGCGCGCGCAACGGGGTTCACATTATTGACCTTGTGCAGACGGCTGTCTGCATGAACAACGCCTACAAATGGGTTCGTTCCGCTGCAAGAAGTGGCAAACGTTTCCTGTTCGTAGGAACCAAAAAACAAGCCTCTGAAGTGGTGGCTCAAGAAGCCCTGCGCTGCGGTGGGTCCTACGTCAACCAACGTTGGTTGGGCGGCATGCTGACCAACTGGACCACGATGAAAGCCCGAATCGATCGCCTCAAGGATCTTGAGCGGATGGAGGCCAGTGGAGCGATCGCCATGCGTCCCAAAAAGGAGGGCGCCGTTCTTCGCCGTGAACTGGACCGTCTCCAGAAGTATCTGGGTGGCCTCAAGAACATGCGTCGTCTCCCTGATGTGGTGGTGCTGGTCGATCAGCGTCGTGAAACGAACGCAGTGCTCGAAGCCCGCAAATTGGATATTCCCTTGGTGTCGATGCTTGACACCAACTGTGATCCTGATCTTTGCGAGGTTCCCATCCCTTGCAACGACGACGCTGTGCGTTCCGTCCAACTCGTGCTGAGCCGTTTGGCCGATGCGATCAATGAAGGCCGTCATGGCTCCAATGAGCAGCGTGGTGGTGACGACAGCGAAGGCTGA
- a CDS encoding glycosyltransferase family 2 protein, with translation MFISVVIPTYNRRPILEKCLLALEGQRPSGEIDHYEVVVVDDGSTDGTPDWLRASSSRFPSVRLIEQRHGGPAEGRNRGVSHARGDVIVFIDSDLVVTPTFLASHAKALTAAWRRNGNRLCFTYGAVINTANFEHPTHERHKLRDLSWAYFATGNVAIDRSVLEQSGLFDTGFRLYGWEDLELGERLRQMGVVLVRCPEAVGYHWHPAFRLEQIPDLIRVERERARMGLVFYRKHPSRRVRMIIQFTWMHRVLWSVLTLGGLVNERTLKPLLSWLIHRGQPSLALELLRLPLNRLGVEALYREAKATGLR, from the coding sequence ATGTTCATCAGCGTCGTCATTCCCACCTACAACCGACGCCCGATCCTGGAGAAGTGCTTGCTAGCACTGGAAGGGCAACGTCCCAGTGGGGAGATCGATCATTATGAGGTGGTCGTTGTCGATGACGGCTCCACCGATGGAACGCCGGACTGGTTGAGAGCCTCAAGCAGTCGTTTTCCCAGCGTGCGTCTGATCGAACAGCGCCACGGTGGACCCGCTGAAGGTCGAAACCGTGGCGTCAGCCACGCCCGAGGTGACGTCATTGTCTTTATTGACAGTGATCTCGTCGTCACACCAACTTTTCTCGCCAGTCATGCCAAGGCGCTCACAGCAGCGTGGCGTCGTAACGGAAACCGTTTGTGCTTCACCTACGGCGCAGTGATCAATACTGCGAATTTTGAGCATCCAACCCACGAGCGACACAAGCTCAGAGATCTTTCCTGGGCCTATTTCGCAACCGGTAACGTTGCCATCGACCGCTCCGTTCTCGAACAGTCCGGCCTTTTTGATACGGGTTTCCGGCTCTATGGCTGGGAGGACCTCGAGCTGGGTGAGCGTCTGAGACAAATGGGGGTTGTGCTCGTTCGCTGCCCTGAAGCTGTGGGCTATCACTGGCATCCCGCTTTCCGGCTTGAACAAATTCCTGATCTGATTCGCGTGGAGAGAGAGCGGGCACGGATGGGACTCGTCTTCTACAGAAAGCACCCCAGCCGCAGAGTGCGAATGATCATCCAGTTCACTTGGATGCACAGGGTTCTGTGGTCGGTTCTAACCCTCGGAGGCCTGGTCAATGAGCGAACACTCAAGCCGCTTCTTTCCTGGCTCATTCATCGGGGACAGCCCTCTCTGGCCCTTGAACTGTTGCGGCTTCCCTTGAACCGTCTTGGTGTTGAGGCGTTGTACAGAGAAGCCAAGGCCACCGGTCTGCGTTGA
- a CDS encoding DevA family ABC transporter ATP-binding protein, protein MSSTTLSESTQRHGSRQELSVSINGLSHWYGKGSTRRQVLQGVDLEIAAGEVVLLTGPSGCGKTTLLTLIGALRQVQQGDVRVFGQQLQGAGRGQRQRLRRRIGMIFQGHNLLRCLTAEQNVQMGADLLPGFSYRARRDQAREWLRAVGLDEELSKLPHNLSGGQKQRVAIARALAARPKLLLADEPTAALDSTTGREVVELLKRLAREQSCSVLMVTHDPRILDVADRLVRMEDGRLFQAIE, encoded by the coding sequence ATGTCCAGCACAACGCTTTCAGAGTCAACTCAAAGGCATGGTTCCCGCCAGGAGCTCAGTGTGAGCATCAATGGCTTGAGCCACTGGTATGGGAAGGGATCAACCCGACGGCAGGTGTTGCAGGGTGTGGATCTGGAGATTGCCGCCGGTGAAGTGGTGCTCCTAACAGGACCCTCCGGATGTGGAAAGACCACGTTGCTGACGTTGATCGGTGCTTTGCGTCAGGTGCAACAAGGCGACGTTCGCGTCTTCGGTCAGCAATTACAGGGAGCTGGACGTGGCCAGCGGCAGAGGCTGCGGCGCAGGATCGGAATGATTTTTCAAGGCCACAATCTTCTTCGTTGCCTCACCGCGGAACAGAACGTGCAGATGGGTGCCGACCTCCTCCCTGGATTCAGCTACCGGGCCCGGAGAGATCAAGCCAGGGAGTGGTTGCGAGCTGTTGGTCTGGATGAAGAGCTCAGCAAACTTCCCCACAATCTTTCGGGGGGACAAAAACAGCGCGTGGCCATCGCCCGGGCGCTCGCCGCTAGGCCCAAACTCTTACTGGCTGATGAACCCACGGCAGCTCTCGACAGCACCACGGGGCGAGAGGTGGTGGAATTGTTGAAACGCCTAGCAAGGGAACAATCCTGTTCCGTCCTTATGGTCACCCATGACCCCAGGATTCTTGATGTGGCTGATCGGCTCGTTCGGATGGAGGATGGCCGTCTTTTTCAGGCCATTGAGTAG
- the devC gene encoding ABC transporter permease DevC, whose translation MSGAFWSSRGIPLASLMLIRQPVRLAVALAGISFAGILMFMQLGFRDGLFDASVTVHRLFDADIVLISPRSTSSVSMAGFPKRRLVQAMALPEVEGITPVNWNLLLWRNPETRGTRSILALGFEPGDPLFTDPTLAPKAKTLTQKGRVLFDERSRPEFGPVADWFRDGRIVESEIAGKRVRVAGLIELGTSFGADGNLLTSSETFRELLPNTPPGSIEVGLIRLNADADPELVVDRLKTLLPDDVTVLTKQGFIDFEQNYWKTGTSIGFIFTLGAAMGFVVGCVIVYQVLYSDVSDHLPEYATLMAMGYRLITLLGVVVREGLLLALFGYLPAYAAGQGLYLLVRNATQLPVAMDFSRAFTVFTMILIMCMASAGLAMRRLVDADPAEIF comes from the coding sequence ATGAGTGGTGCGTTCTGGTCCAGCCGCGGCATTCCCCTGGCTTCGCTGATGTTGATCCGTCAGCCTGTGCGCTTGGCTGTTGCTCTGGCTGGCATCAGCTTCGCTGGAATTCTGATGTTCATGCAGCTCGGGTTCCGAGATGGATTGTTTGATGCCAGTGTCACCGTCCATCGTTTGTTTGATGCCGACATCGTATTAATCAGCCCGCGTTCTACCAGTTCGGTGAGTATGGCTGGTTTCCCTAAACGGCGTTTGGTGCAAGCCATGGCGCTTCCGGAAGTGGAAGGTATAACCCCCGTGAATTGGAATCTGCTCCTCTGGAGAAATCCAGAAACCCGCGGAACACGGTCCATCCTTGCCCTTGGTTTTGAACCCGGTGATCCTCTGTTCACCGATCCAACGCTGGCGCCCAAAGCCAAGACGCTCACCCAAAAAGGCAGAGTTCTCTTTGATGAACGATCGCGGCCGGAGTTCGGACCAGTGGCTGACTGGTTTCGTGATGGCCGGATTGTGGAGAGTGAAATTGCAGGCAAACGTGTTCGTGTTGCGGGCTTGATTGAGCTTGGTACATCCTTTGGAGCTGATGGCAATCTGCTTACCAGCAGCGAAACGTTCCGTGAATTGCTCCCCAATACTCCCCCTGGAAGCATTGAGGTTGGGTTGATTCGTCTCAACGCTGATGCAGACCCTGAGCTGGTTGTGGACCGTCTCAAAACCTTGCTTCCTGATGACGTCACTGTGTTGACGAAACAAGGATTTATTGACTTTGAGCAGAATTATTGGAAAACCGGTACCTCGATTGGCTTCATCTTTACCCTTGGAGCCGCCATGGGATTCGTGGTCGGCTGCGTCATCGTTTATCAGGTGCTCTATTCCGATGTCAGTGATCACCTGCCTGAATACGCCACGTTGATGGCGATGGGGTATCGGCTCATCACACTTCTCGGTGTTGTGGTTCGTGAAGGATTGCTTCTTGCCCTTTTCGGATACCTTCCGGCCTATGCCGCTGGCCAAGGTTTGTATCTGCTCGTCAGAAATGCAACCCAGCTTCCCGTCGCCATGGATTTCAGCCGTGCTTTCACCGTGTTCACGATGATTCTCATCATGTGCATGGCCTCAGCTGGATTGGCGATGAGGCGGCTCGTGGATGCGGACCCGGCGGAGATCTTTTGA